In the genome of Terriglobia bacterium, the window GGAGGCAATTGCGGATCGCAAACGCTACGCAACCGAAGCTTAACCAGCGCTTTCAGGGGACGCGTCCGGCCGGCGTGGCTGAATCTCGATGGTTGCCCTTAAGTCAAATAACAGGAGGGAAAAATGAGAAATAGTAGTTTGAAACTTAGCATTGGCTTGTCGCTGGCACTCGTCATGATGACATTGCAATGCCATCCGGTAATTGCAGCTTCCCCATGCAAGTTTACAGGCTCCTCCAGCACCTTCGGAGCGAAGGGAGATTCAGCGGCACTGATTGCGAACGGCTTTGTCGATGTCAGCACGCCTTCTGTCTATACGACGGCTTACACGGTTGACGTCGGCGTGTGGGTGGACGATGCTCTGGTGAATGTGGCCGCAGACATTCCGTCTTTAGTCCTTTCCTATTTTGAACATGCCAATTGCATTTATGCTGAAGGAGTCAACAAGAATACCAATCTCGGCATTCACGAAATGTCGCTTCGAATCTTCGGGAACCGGATCCACTATTACAAACAAACCACGCCAAAGATACCCGGCACCAATGGAATCTGGATTCAACAGGCCCATAACGATTGGGCCAAGGCAATCAACGCGCTGGGATCGGCGGTGCCTAAAGTAAACTTGCTTTTCTCGGCCAACGATTATGTGGACATCGGTAACCCCCCGACCAAGAGCGACGGATCAATCAATTGGGTCGGTATTGGTGGTGCATCGAACGGGGTTGGGCAAGGACATGCCTTGGCTAGGGTTGATCCGTTGGCCTATAGGAACGGCGGCAAACCCTATAATGAAGACTGGTGGGGGGTGATTGCCGCCCACGAGCTCGGACATGCGCTCGGTTTTGGCGGGCATCTGGATCTTTATTTCGACAACATGTGTTGCATCACGCCGTATACCAGCGAACCTGGAAATACGGAATCGTATAAGTTTTCCTTGTCGCAGGGTCCCTGGAATTCGATTGTTGCGAACAGCGCGAGCAATACAGACACTTACGCAGACCCGTATTCGACGACCCCGAATCCGGTCACGCATGAGATATGGAATGTTCCCCAGGTTCACGGGTTTCTCATAGCGAACAACTTCGCCTATGCCATCATTTGGCGTTATACCGGGACGCCTTGCGGCGCCGTCTACTGCGACGGCTGGCAACCGCTGGACTACAATCATAAGACCGTTGCCATCACTGCCGCAGAGGGCCAGTTGTACCAGCTTCATAATGACGGCATGATCTGGCGCTATACCGGCCAGCCCTGCAGCGGCATCTACTGCGACGGCTGGCAACTGCTTGACAAGAATGCGAAGACGATTGCGATTGTCGCCGCCGGGGGCCAGCTGTACCAGCTTCACAACGACGGCAAGATTTGGCGTTACACCGGGACGCCGTGCAGCGGCATCTATTGCGACGGCTGGCAGCAGCTCGACCACAATCCCAAGGCCAAAGCCATCGTCGCCGCCGGAAACCAGCTTTACCAGCTTCATGGCGACGGCAAGATCTGGCGCTACACCGGAACGCCCTGCAGCGGCACTTCCTGCCCCGGTTGGCAGAAGCTCGACCACAATCCCAAGACCCAAGCCATCGTCGCCGCCGGAAGCCAGCTTTACCAGCTTCATAAGGATGGCAAGATCTGGCGCTTCACCGGTACACCCTGCAATGCCACCTCCTGCCCCGGCTGGCAGAAGCTCGACCAGAATGCCAATACCCAGTCTATCGACGCGGCCGGAAGCGAACTCTACCAACTCCATAAGGATGGCAAGATCTGGCGTTATACCGGTACGCCTTGCAATGCCACCTCCTGCCCTGGTTGGCAGAAGCTCGACCAGAATGCCAATACGGTGGCGATTAGCGCTGGAGAAAGTAATTTATACCAACTCCACAACGATGGCACAATCTGGCGATATACCGGCACAGCATGCAGCGGCATTTCCTGTCCCGGCTGGCAGAAGCTCGACAATAATCCGAAAACCAAGGCAATCAAAGCGGCGAAAGACCTTTACCAACTCCATGCGCAGTAAGGCATACCATGGACGGCGCCGGGCAGACCGGGTAACGGCTTCATTGTTGCCCGACATTTCCAAAGAACCTGACGGCCTGACACGATGCTCCACCCGGCCTGCGCCCGGGGGCTTCTTTATTCTTTCTTATTAAAATGCTGATTGCAGGGAGGCAACTCTAAGATTATGCAACGATCGCATTATGCTCGGCCGCCGGTCAACCAGTGCGATCGGCAAGCTCTCAGGAAGAATTCTCGACCGTCCCGAATTTGCAGGAACTCTCGCGTGAGACACGATCATGGATAAGAATGAGATCTCCAACATTGTAGAGCGGGAATTCCGGAACAAGACCCCGGATGCGGCGATCGGGGCAATTTATCAGGAGATCGGTTCACGGGTGATCAGCGAATTGGTGCCCTCCGGAAAAACGGTCCAGCATGAAATCCTCTCCGAGATGATCGAGGGCGAGTATTGGGCCGACTTTTTCCTGAGTCGGGTGGGGGAAAGCCCGCAATTCATTCAGAGAGACGAGTTCAGTTATCTTTTGGGTCTGTACGAGCGCCTGAGAAAAGCGATCCGTTTTCTTGAGCAGACCCGCCGGCAAATGGAGGAGAGAGCCGGTGACGTGTCGATCTCGGAAGAGGAATTGGCCTCGCTCCGGACTTTCGTCTCTCAACAGGAGGAGAAGATTACCCGCGAGCTGTTTGAGTCCAACCGCGTTGCCGTCGATGCCAAGCAGTTTCAGGTCCTGCGGGAGGCCTTCCTGGGGGTGTGCAATCTGATCCTGGGCAACGAGCTTTTTTCCGAACTGGTCAATCAGGTGAACACTACCAAGGAAATCATCGCGGGATACAAAGGCCTCCTCGGTTCGAGTGGCGGGGTGAAACACATGGCCTAACGACGATTCGACTCACGAAGCCCTGCCCACTTCAGAAGTTGACCCCAAAAAATAAAAACCCCGAACCGTTGAAATGGATCGGGGTCAAATCAAGAACAGGTCAAAGGAGTGATTTATTTCTTTTCATCGGGGGAGGCTGCTTCGGGCTCCTCGGTCTTCTTCTTTTTCTTGGACTTCTCCGAATCGGCCTTGGCGCGTTCGGCCTTCTTTACGGAGAGTTCGCTGCCGAGCAACTCCAGGATGGCCGTATCCGCGCCATCGCCCTGACGCCACCCGGTCCGGATAATGCGGGTATAGCCGCCATTGCGGTCGCCGTAACGCGGGGCGATTGTCGCAAACAATTTACTGACAGCAGACGGCTGTAACAAGTAGGCCGCCGCCTGACGGCGCGCATGAAGGGTATCTCGCTTCCCCAGCGTAATCATCCGTTCCACCCACGGGCGAACCGCCTTGGCCTTCTGAATGGTGGTTTCGACCCGTTCATTCAAGAGCACTGAGGTGGTCAGATTGCGCATCAGCGCGCGGCGATGCGAAGTGTTCCGTCCAAGTTTCCATCCTGCATTTCGATGTCGCATGAGTCCTCTTTGCGATGCGAACCCAACCCGCTCCGTCTCCGTAGGTCGAGGTCCGTGTTGACGGTCCCGGCGAAAAACTGCCGGCCCTGATTCTACGTGTCCGCCTGTATGGGGTTGCCGCCTTCGTCAAATTTCATGCCCAGGCTCAACCCCATGGTCGCCAGAATTTCCTTGATCTCGTTCAGCGACTTGCGGCCAAAATTCTTGGTCTTCAGCATTTCGGATTCGGTCTTTTGAACCAGGTCGCGAATGGTCTTGATATTGGCATTCTTCAGACAATTATTCGACCGAACCGACAATTCCAGTTCCTCGACCGACCGGTCCAGATACTCATTGCCCTTGGTTTCCTTCTTGGGCTGCTCTTCCTCAAACGCCTCTTCGACCTCCTCAAAGTTGATGAAGATGGCCATATGGTCTTTTAACAACTTGGCAGCCAGCCCGATGGCGTCCTGAGGCTTCACACAACCGTTGGTCCAGATTTCCAGCGTCAATTTGTCATAGTCCGTCATTTGGCCGAGTCGAGCCGGATCGACCGTGTAATTCACTTTCTTCACGGGGGAATGGACTGAATCGATCGGGATGTAACCCACCGGGAGATCTTCGTCGAAGTTCTTTTCCGCCGACACATACCCGCGGCCCACCTTCAGGCGCATCTCCATGTTGAGTTTGCCGCCCTCGCTGATGGTCGCAATGTACACATCTTTGTCGAGGATCTCCACATCGCCATCGGCCTGAATATCGGCCGCCGTCACAATGCCCGGGCGGTTCACATCGATATAGATGGTCTTCGACTGATCGGCGTGGAGTTTGAAGGGGATCTGTTTCAAATTCAGAATAATATCCGTGGCGTCCTCCACCACTCCGGGAATGGAGGAAAACTCGTGAAGCACTCCTTCAATCTTGACGGCCGTGACCGCTGCCCCTTCGATCGATGAAAGCAGAACGCGCCGCAGCGCGTTTCCCACCGTTGTCCCAAAGCCGCGCTCAAAGGGTTGGGCGTAAAACTGTCCGTAGAGGTCGCTCAGGGTGTCGATGTTGGTTGCCAGCCGTTTGGGTTTCTGAAAGCCTTTCCAAAGCATTGCGTTTATTCTCCTGGATGGCGGTCCCGCCACGGCGGGACCGTCTTGAGTATCCTTCTCCCATCAGCCACGAGTGGTTGCGCTGCTCCGCCGGATGCGTGCAACGGCCGCTCTTGCCGGGTTACTTGGAGTACAACTCGACGATCAGCTTTTCCTGGATGTTGGGGTCAAGCTCGTCGCGTCGGGGGAGTGCCAGTACCTTTCCCGTGAGTCCTTCCCGGTTGAGTTCCAGCCACTGCGGGACTCCACCCCGCCCGCTCACACTCTCGACCGAGTATTGGATCAGCGGATTCTTTCGGGATTTTTCATGGATCGAAATCTCATCCCCCGGACGGGTCGCGTATGATGGGATATTCACTTTCTTCTTGTTCACCATCACATGACCGTGCCGCACGATCTGGCGGGCCTGGTTGCGGGAAGTGGCAAACCCCAGGCGATAAACGATGTTATCGAGCCTTCGCTCCAACCCAATCAACAGATTGTCGCCGGTAATCCCTTTGTTGCGCTCAGCGCGCACAAAGTAGTTGTGAAACTGATTTTCCAGCAAGCCGTAGATGCGCTTTACCTTCTGCTTCTCGCGCAACTGCAGCCCGTACCCCAGGGTCTTGCTGCCGCGTCGTTGACCGTGTTGACCTGGCGCAAACTTGCGTCGCTCGACGGCACACTTGTCGGTAAAGCAGCGTTCTCCCTTGAGAAAAAGCTTCACGCCTTCGCGGCGGCATAATCGGCAAACAGAACCTCGATATCGAGCCAATTTCATTCTCCTTCGATTAGGGCAAACAGCCTCTCGCCGAAACCTGCGAGCACGGGACCTGAACCGCGGATCTCGCGCACGCCCGGTTGGGCGAGCTGCCCTCTGCCGGTGTTAGACCCTTCGCCGCTTCGGGGGGCGGCATCCGTTGTGCGGAATAGGCGTGACATCCCGAATATTTCTAATTTCGAGACCTGCTGTCTGAAGGGCGCGGATGGCCGATTCGCGCCCGGCACCCGGTCCCTTGATCCGGACTTCCACTTGTTTCATGCCCTGTTCGCGGGCGGCATTGGCGGCCTTCAGGGACGCCTGTTGGGCTGCAAACGGTGTCCCCTTCCGCGAGCCCTTGAATCCCATCGAGCCCGAACTGGACCAGCTCACCAGATTTCCCTGCACGTCAGTGATTCCAATCAGGGTGTTGTTGAACGTGGCCTGGATGTGAGCGACCCCCATCGGAACGTTTTTCTTCTCTTTCTTGCGAAAGCTTTTCCGTTTTCCTGCCGGTTTTTTTTCTTTTTCTTTTTCTTTTTCTTCAGCCATGAGATTCCTTTGTTCTGTGTTGTGGCTCAGGTTCTACCTGATTCTTGAGCGCGAAACTTTCTCCCAGACCACGACGCTTGTCCCGGGCATCCGTGGCCACACTAGCGGACGCCTTTAGGTCTTGGCCGTCGCCTTCCTCTTGATCGCCACGGTCATCCGTCGTGGACCCTTGCGAGTGCGCGCGTTGGTGTGGGTCCGCTGGCCGCGCACGGGAAGGTTGCGCCGGTGACGCGCGCCCCGGTAAGCGCCGATTTCGATGAGGCGCTTGATGTTCATCTGGATATCCTTGCGCAGGTCGCCTTCGACCATCCCTTCCTCATCGATGACGGTCCGGATCTTTGCCGCCTGATCTTCAGTTAACTGATCGACCTTCGTGGCCGGATCCACGTTCGCCTTGCCCAAAATCCTGAGCGAGCGGGCCCGTCCAATCCCGTAAATGTAAGTCAAACCAATTTCAATTCTCTTCTGGCGCGGTAAATCAACGCCTGCTATACGTGCCATAATTCAATTCTCCTTGCCGGGTTGAAACTCAAATCCGAGGCTGACCACGAGATCGGAAATTGATCTCCCCGGTTCCATTTCATAAGGGCTTGTTCACCAGGGACCCGCCTTCCGAGCATCCCTGCATTGAGCGGCGGAATCACTCGAGGAATTCCCTTTCATGGTCTGCGGGGTGGAGTCATCCCTGCCGCTGTTTGTGTTTCGAGTTCGGACAAATCACTCGCACGACCCCGCGACGGCGAATGACCTTGCACTTATCACAGATCTTCTTTACCGATGCCCGTACTTTCATGAAAATCCCGCTTCCCGGCTCCGGTCGTCGCCGAACGACCCTTGCCGCGGTCCTGTGCGGCCTTCCAACAACCCGCCCCGGCCGCTATTTGTATCGATAAACGATTCGACCTCGCGTCAAATCGTACGGCGATAGTTCCACTGACACCTTATCGCCGGGCAGGATGCGTATAAAATTTTTCCTCATCCGACCCGAAATGTGTGCCAGCACCTGGTGCTTGTTTTCAAGTTCGACCCTGAACATGGCGTTCGGAAGCGTTTCCAGCACCGTCGCCATGACCTCGATCGCATCTTCCTTTGGCATAGCTCCTCGAACCTGGATTTTGCGTATTGCGGAGACACTCACCAACCTCACCTGGAGTCAGTCCCCGTCTTCCTCCCGGGAATTGCAATTTAAGGTCTCGATAAGACCCACGGCCCGTTATTAGTCACCGCCACGGTATGTTCGAAATGGGCCGAATTCTTCCCATCGGCTGTTACGGCAGTCCACTGATCATCCAAAATCTTCACCTGGTACGTGCCCTCATTCACCATGGGCTCTATCGCAAGAACCATGCCCTCTTTCAACAGCGGGCCTCGTCCGGGAATCCCGTAATTTGGAACGGGCGGATCCTCGTGCATGGCGGTCCCAATCCCGTGGCCGACAAAATCCCGGACCACCGAAAACCCGTGCGACTCCGCATGCTTCTGGACCACGGCTCCGATATCCGAGATCCGGTTTCCCACATGGACCTGCTCTATGGCCAATTCCAGGGACTCCCGAGTAATTTGGAGCAGCTTGCTCACAGGCTCGCTGATTTCGCCCACAGGAACCGTTAAAGCTGAATCGCCATAGTAGCCGTCAATAATCACTCCAAAATCCAAGCCGACGATATCGCCTACTTTCAGCTCTCGCGACGACGGAATGCCGTGTACAATTTCTTCGTTGACCGACGTACACAGAACCTTGGGATAACCCCGATAACCCTTGAACGCAGGTTTGGCGCTTCCCTCGCGAGTTCGTCTCTCCGCCAACACATCCAACTCGGCCGTCGTGATTCCCGGTTTTACCGCTTCCCGCAGTTCCTGAAGGATGTCGTGGACCAGCAGGCACGCCCGCCGCATCTTTTCAATTTCGGATTTCGACTTGCAAACAATCATGACCCGGCGTGTTGTTCCTTTCGGCCCTCGAAAATCTCCAATACCCGTTGCGTAACCGCTTCAGGCGGGGCATCGCCGTCAAGCCCTTCCAGCTGCCCCAGCTCCCTGTAAAAATGAATCAGAGGTTGCGTCTGCGTCACGTACTGTTTGAGGCGCTCGCGCACAACCGACTCATCATCATCGGGGCGGGAGAACAACTCTCCCCCACAGGTGTCGCACAGCGGATCTCGTTTGGAGGGCGAACAATAGATATTATAAATCCGGCCACATTGTCTGCACGTCCGCCGCCCCGAGATTCGCCGGATGACCCCTTCCGGCAAAACCTCCAGATTCACCACGATGGGCATCGGCCGCCGCTGCCTCTCCAGGAGACGGTTCAGAGACTTTGCCTGCTCCACGGTCCTGGGATAACCGTCCAATATAAAACCATGGGCGCAGTCGGCTTGCAATGTCCGCTCCTCCACCAGACCATTTATGATGTCATCGCTCACATAGGCGCCCGACTTCATGATGGGCTCCGCCGCCAGTCCGAGGGGCGTCCGGCGTTTGACGGCCTCCCGGAGCATGTCCCCTGTTGAAATCTGAGGGATTCCGTAACGCTGCATGATGGCCTTCGCTTGGGTCCCCTTGCCCGCTCCCGGGGGCCCCAACAGGATGATAATTTTGGCCTGCTTCCCATTTGTATCCAAAGCCCTCGACTCCTGCCCCGCGGCGATGTAACCTTCGATCAACCTAACGCCTTCCCCGCATTCGGACCCCTGTCCCCTTCAAGAAGCCGTCATAGTGCCGCATAATCAACTGGGACTCGATCTGCTGCACCGTGTCCATCGCCACCCCGACCACAATGAGCAACGAAGTGCCCCCGAAATAGAAATTGACATTCAGTCCTCTTAAGATCAATTCCGGAGTGTGCGCGTCAAACCAGGCTCCTACCAAGGGGAGGTGATTAAGCCGAATCCCTGCGATCATGAATTCCGGAATCACCGCCACCAGGGCCAGGTAAATGGCGCCCACGAAGGTGATCCGGGTCAGGATGGTATCAATGTAGTCCGCGGTGTTTTTCCCCGGGCGTATTCCGGGAACAAACCCGCCATACTTTCTCATGTTGTCGGCCACTTCCGTCGGATTGAAGATGATCGACACATAGAAGTAAGTAAAGAAGATGATGGCTACCACGTAGAGCAAGGTGTAGAGCGGCTCGCCCCACTTGAGCGCATCCGTCATTCCCCGCAAGAATTTGTTATCCCGGGAGAACAATCCAAACGTCGTCGGAAAGCTCAAAATCGAGGACGCAAAGATGACCGGGATCACGCCACCGGAATTAACGCGCAGTGGAAGGTGAGTGGATTGGCCTCCCATCATCCGGCGTCCAATGACCCGCTTGGCATACTGGACGGGAATGCGACGCTGTCCCCGTTCCACAAACACGATCGCGGCCACCACCGCCAACATGACTGCCAGCAAGACGATCACAAACGGTACCGGCCAGCCCTGCTGCATCTTCGTCCAGATCTCCTGGACCGCGCGGGGGAGCCCGGCGACGATCCCTGCAAAAATAATCAGCGACATCCCGTTCCCGATCCCGCGATCGGAGATCTGTTCGCCCAGCCACATGATGAAGATCGAACCGGCGGTCAGCGTCAGTGCCGTCATGAGGATGAAGCTTGGACCCGGGCTCAAGACAAACCCCACGCCGGCACCCGTCGTTTGTTTCTGCAGGGTCAGGGCGATTCCGATCGACTGGAACAAGGACAGGAACACCGTCAGGTAACGCGTATACTGAGTGATTTTCCGGCGGCCCAGTTCGCCTTCCTTGGAGAGCTTCTCCAGATAGGGCCAGACCACCGTCAAGAGCTGCAAAATGATCGATGCCGTAATGTAAGGCTGCACGCCGAGCGCAAAGACCGTCAAACGACGGAAGCTGCCTCCAGAGAACAGGTCCAGAAACCCGAAAATGGTGCCCTGATTGGACTGGAAGAACTGTTCGAGCAGATCCCCATTAATGCCCGGTGTCGGGATGTGTGCTCCCAAACGATAGATCGCCAGCAACCCCAGGGTAAACAGTACCCGGTTGCGCAAATCAGGAATCTTGAAAATATTCCTCAGCGACTCAATCACGCTTTCCTCTCCTTGCTCAAGCCAACACTTCGATTCTTGCTATGCGTTTCGTTGGGGCCGCTTTACCGGGGGGGCAGCCAGCACTTCCGCCGCTCCACCTGCCCCCACGATCTTGGCCCTGGCGGTCTCGCTGAACATGTGTGCCACCACGGTCAATTTGCGTTTCAACTCCCCGTCTCCCAGAATTTTCACGCCGTCCTTGAGCGCCTTCAGGACCCCGGATTCCACCAATCGCTCCGGCGTGATGCGTTCCCCATCGTTGAATCGGTTCAAGGATTCAACGTTCACGACGGCAATCTCTTTGCGGAAGATGTTGGTGAATCCGCGCTTCGGCAAGCGGCGGTGCAGTGGCATCTGGCCGCCCTCAAATCCGCGCTTGGAGCGATAACCGGATCGCGACTTCTGCCCTTTTTCGCCCCGTCCGGCAGTTCTTCCCAACCCGCTCCCCATGCCCCGGCCGCGCCGCTTATCGTGATGGGTCGCACCCTTTGGAGGTCTCAGCGAACTAAGATCCATGATTATTCTCCTTTGGAGCTGAAATGCACGGTCAGTACAAATATTTCCGGGCTGGAACCCGGCCTTCTCCCTCAGTCAACGATCTCCACCAGGTGAGGAATTCTTCCGACCATCCCACGAATCATGGGCGTGTCGGGTCGCGTAATGATTTCGCGCAGATGATGAAATCCAAGTCCTCGAACAATCCGTTTGTGTTTTTTCGGGGAGCCGATCGCGCTCCGCACCCAGCGAAGACGAAGCGGGCGAGCGGGAACGGATTTTTCCACCGAGGTCTTTTGGGGGCGCGGCGACTCTTCAACGACGGGTTTGAGGTCGGGCGCCGGACTCGCCGGCAGCGGGGCCACCTCAACTGTCGCCGCCTTCGCCGCGGGTTCAGGGGAAGGAGCCACCGGCGCCTTCTTTTCAGGCTTTGCGACCTCCGGCTTTACCTTCTTCGCCGCGGCCTTCTTCGGGGCCTTCTCTCCCGTCTTCTCAGCGGGATGCTTAATGGCCTTCTTCGGAGCTTCCTTTTCTGTTGTCTTCTTTTCCATGCGGCTCATCCCAGCAGCGGGATCCCCTTATTGAAATCAATCTCAAATCCAAAACCCGTGAAGGTCCTAAAGATCTTCCACTGCCTTCCCACGCCACTCGGCCACCAGCGCAGCATCCTTCAGTCGTGTCAGCCCATCAATGGTCGCTTTCACCACATTATGCGGGTTTGTCGTCCCGAGGGACTTGGTCAGGATATTTTGAATGCCCGCCTTTTGAATCACGGCGCGCACGGCGCCCCCGGCGATCACTCCAGTTCCTTCCGGGGCCGGCTTCAAAAGAACGCGTCCTGCTCCAAAGTGTCCCACGATTTGATGCGGAATGGTGGTCCCCTTCAGCCGCACCTTTACGATGCGCTTTTTAGCCGCCTCAATTCCCTTCTTGATGGCCGCCGGGACTTCCTTTGCCTTTCCCGAACCATACCCGACGTGGCCAGCCTCATCCCCCACCACCACGAGGGCTGAAAAGCTCAGGTTCTTCCCGCCCTTGACGACCTTCGTCACGCGGTTAATCGACACCACTTCATCCTTCAACGACAGCGTGTTCGGATCAATACGTTCTTTAACCAAAATTTCCTCCTTGCCAACGACCGCCGCCCGGGTCTGTTCCCGGCGAAGGGTTGAAACCCCGGTCAAAACTTCAATCCGGCCGTGCGTGCAGCTTCCGCCAGGGTTTTCACCCGGCCGTGGTAGATCAACCCGCCCCGGTCAAAGACGACCAACTGCACGCCCTTTTCGAGGGCTCGTTTCGCCACCAGTTCGCCCACCAGCTTCGCCGCCGCCACATTCCCACCGTTTTTCAATTTTCCGTTGAGTTCCTTGTCCTTGCTCGAGGCGGCCGCCAGGGTGCGTCCGGTCTCGTCGTCGATCACTTGCGCATAGATGTGATTCAGCGACCGGAAGACCGCAAGCCGTGGGCGCTGCGGCGTGCCTTGCAGCCTTTCGCGGATCCGTGCATGAATGCGCTTGCGGATATCGATTCGAATTAATTGGCGATTCATGGGATTACTTGACTCCTGTCTTTCCAACTTTCTTCTTCAGCCGCTCCCCGACATAGCGGATCCCCTTGTTTTTGTAAGGGTCCGGGGGTCGGAGGGCGCGGATATCGGCGGCCACCTGGCCCACCTGCTGCTTGTCGCAGCCGGAGACGGTCAAGCGCGTCTGTTTCTCCACCGCGACCGCGATTCCCTGGGGAATCGGGAAATCGATGGGATGGGAATATCCCAGGTTGAACAGGACTGATTTGGGCTTCAAATCGGCCTTGTAACCGATGCCCACGATTTCCAACTCCTTCCGGAAGCCCTGGGTCACTCCGTCTACCGCATTCGCCACCAGTTTTCGCATCAGACCATGAAGGGCTGCCTGGGTTTTGGAGTCATCGGCACGCTTCGCCGTCAGCACTCCATCCTCCTGAACAAAAGTGATACCCCCCGGGAGGGGCGTCGTGAGTTTCCCTTTGGGACCCTGCACTTCCACGGCGCGCTCCTTGATCTGCACCTTGACCTCTTTCGGAATCGGAATCGGTTTTCGTCCAATGCGCGACATTGATTACTCCATCCAATAAAAAGCTTGATCTAACAGGCCCAGGAGCCGCTTCCTCACAGATCAGGTGAGTGGCCGTTTGCACCCGGACCAGACCCTACCAGACATTGCACAGGATCTCCCCGCCCACTCCTTCGCGGCGGGCGGTCTTTCCTGTCATAACACCCCGGGAGGTCGTCAAAATGTTGATCCCCAACCCTCCCAGGACCTTGGGGATCTTGCTTCGCTCAACGAAAACACGGCAACCGGGTTTGCTCACCCGTTCCAGGTGCGAAATCACACCTTCCTTTGTGGGCGCATAGCGGAGGTACACCCGGAGGATGGGCCGGCCCCCCTCTTCGATCACCTTGTAATTGCTCACAAATCCTTCCTCGCGAAGGATGCGTGCGATCTCC includes:
- the rpsH gene encoding 30S ribosomal protein S8; its protein translation is MVISDPVADMLTRIRNGIRAKHSKVDIPASRLKAEIARILREEGFVSNYKVIEEGGRPILRVYLRYAPTKEGVISHLERVSKPGCRVFVERSKIPKVLGGLGINILTTSRGVMTGKTARREGVGGEILCNVW
- the rplR gene encoding 50S ribosomal protein L18, which gives rise to MNRQLIRIDIRKRIHARIRERLQGTPQRPRLAVFRSLNHIYAQVIDDETGRTLAAASSKDKELNGKLKNGGNVAAAKLVGELVAKRALEKGVQLVVFDRGGLIYHGRVKTLAEAARTAGLKF
- the rplF gene encoding 50S ribosomal protein L6, producing MSRIGRKPIPIPKEVKVQIKERAVEVQGPKGKLTTPLPGGITFVQEDGVLTAKRADDSKTQAALHGLMRKLVANAVDGVTQGFRKELEIVGIGYKADLKPKSVLFNLGYSHPIDFPIPQGIAVAVEKQTRLTVSGCDKQQVGQVAADIRALRPPDPYKNKGIRYVGERLKKKVGKTGVK